A segment of the Gemmatimonadota bacterium genome:
GCCGCGGTCCACCGGGGCCCCGCGCGCGGGGGCTCGGATGCGGGGTAGCCCGCGGCGCCAGCCCTACCGGACCGTGACGCCCCGCATCCGCGCAGCGAGCCGACGAAGGTGAAGCCCCGACCACGGCGAGCGACCCCGCGAAGGGGCCCCGCTGGACCGCGGCACCCGTCACCCTGCACGGACCGGCAGCCGCGCACACGGCGGGGCCCAACACGATTCGAGGGGGCCGCCGCGTGCTGCGACGAGCCCCCTCTGCGCTTTGGAGCGAAGCGCGGTCTTTCAGGCGGGAATCACCCCACCGCGTTGATCATGTCGAAGATCGGCAGGTACATGGCCACGATCATTCCGCCGACCACCACACCCAACACCACGATCATGATGGGCTCCATGGCGGACAGCAGAACCTCGACCGCGGCGTCAACCTCTTCGTCGTAGAAATCGGCGATCTTGGAGAGCATCTCATCGAGCCCGCCGGTCTGCTCACCCACGTTGATCATCTGGACCACCATGGGCGGGAAGACGCCGGATTCCTTCAGCGGCCCGGCGATGGTCTCACCGCCGGCGATCGAGGCCCGCGAGCCCATGACCGCGTCATGGATGACGCGATTGCCCGACGTCTTCGCAGTGATCTCGAGGCCTTCGAGGATCGACACACCGGACGACACCAAGGTCCCCAACGTTCGCGTAAAGCGTGCGACCGCGGCCTTGCGTTGAACGTCGCCAAGGATCGGAACCCGCAGCAGCAGCCGGTCGATCATCAGGCGTCCGTCATCCGTCCGATAGACCTGCCGGATACCGAACCCGGCGGCGATCCCGGCGAGTCCCACCGCCCACCAGTACCCCTTGAGGAAGGAGGACATGTTGATGACGATCTGCGTGGGCAACGGCAGGGGGATGCCGGCGGCGGAGAACATGTTCTGGAAGGTCGGAATCACGAAAATGAGCAGGATGCTGACCGCCGACGCCGCCACTCCCATGATCACGCCCGGATAGACCATGGCACCTTTGATCTTGCGGATGAGGGCGTCGTTCTTCTCCAAGAACGTGGCCAGGCGCAGCAGGATGGTGTCCAGGATACCGCCGGCCTCACCGGCTGCCACCATGTTCACGAAGAGCTCGCTGAAGATCCGTGGATGCTTGCGCATCGCGTCCGCGAGCGTATGGCCGGACTCCACGTCGTACAACACATCCTTGATGGTCTTCCGTAGCGTCTGGTTCTCGGTCTGCTCTGCCAGGATGTCCAGGCTCTGCACCAGGGGAAGTCCGGAGTTGATCATCGTGGCGAACTGACGCGTGAAGATCACGATATCGCGTGTCTTGACGCCGCTCCCGAACTTGAGCTGGAACTGCTTCTCGGCTTCCCGAACCGAGACCGGAATCATCTTCTGCTTGTGGAGGTACGCCATCACCTCCTCGCGAGTCGGCAGCTCGATCTCGCCGGTCTGGATGTCCCCCCCTGCAACGGGCCGGGCACTGTATGCGAACTTGGCCATGAGCTTCTTGGTTCCGGTTCAGGTTGCTGGGACGCCTACTCCAAGCCGGACGGGACCGGCTCGCCGACGGCTCGCAGGAGCTCGTTCGGGTCGGGGGAGCGCTTCAGGATCTCGTCCAGAGTCGCATCCCCCTTCATGTACAGATATGCCAGCGCATCGTTCATCGTCTGCATGCCGTGCTTCTTCCCGGCCTGCAGGAGGGAGTAGATCTGGTGGACCTTCTCGTCCCGGATACAGGCGCGGATGGCCGGCGTACACACCATGATCTCGGTGGCGATGCAACGACCCGCTCCGCGGGCCCGCGGAAGCAAGGTCTGTGTGATCACCCCTTCGAGCACGAAGGCGAGCTGCGCACGGATCTGCGGCTGCTGGTGCCCGGGAAACGCATCGATGATCCGGTTGATGGACTCGGCCGCGGAGTTGGTGTGCAGGGTGGCCAAGACCAGGTGACCCGTCTCGGCGATGGTCAATGCCGCCGAAATGGTCTCCAGGTCCCGCATCTCGCCGATCAAAATGACATCCGGGTCCTGGCGAAGCGCATACTTGAGGCCCGCCGCGAAGCTCTGGGTGTCCGTACCCACTTCGCGCTGGTTCACCACGCAGTTCTGGTGACGGTGGATGAACTCGATCGGATCCTCGATCGTGATGATGTGACCCTTCCGCTCACGGTTGATTTTGTCCAGCATCGCCGCAAGCGTCGTCGACTTACCGGAACCGGTGGGGCCGGTGACCAGCACCAGGCCGCGTGGCTTCTCGGCGAACTTGTTGGCGACACCGGGCAGTCCGAGCTTCTCCAGCGAGTGGATCTCGTAGGGGATCTGGCGGATGGCGAGCGCCACGCACCCGCGCTGCTTGTAGCAGTTGCCGCGGAAGCGCGACAGGTTCTGCACTCCGAAGGAGAAGTCGAGTTCGTCTTCCGTCTCGAAACGCTTCTTCTGAGCCTCGGTCAGGATCGAGTAGGCCAGCTGCAGCGTGTCCTTGGGAGTCAGCACGTGATCGACGGACGAACGCACCAGCGCCCCGTCCACCCGAATCATGGGTCGCTCCCCCACTGTGATGTGCAAATCCGAGCCCTTGCGACGGATGAGCTCTTCCAGGAGAATGCGAAGGCTGAGGTCGTTCCGCGGAGGGGGGCTCTGTGGGGACGGTGCGTTTGAATCCATGATGCCTGTCGATCCGTGAGAAGGTTGGCGGTCAGTTGGCCGCTGCGGTTTCCTTGAGAATCTCTTCGAGTGACGTCACGCCGCGCTCCAGCTTCTTCAGTCCGTCCATGCGCAACGTCAGCATGCCCTCGGAGACGGCAGCCTCACGGAGCTCGTCCGTGCCGACCGCCTGCATGATCAACTTGCGCACCGTGGACGTCACTGCCATCACCTCGTACAAGCCCTGGCGACCCCGGTACCCGCTGCCGCCACATTCATCGCAGCCCTCGCCCTTGTAGAACGTCACCCGCTGGATGAAGTCATCCGGCAGGCGGGCCGCCCGCAACTCCGACTCGGGATAGCTCGCTTCCACCTTGCACTTGCTGCAGATCCGGCGAACCAGGCGCTGGGCCGTCACCAGGTTCAGGGCGGCGGCCACGTTGAAGGGCTCCAACCCCATGTCGATCAGACGAGTCACCGTCGAAGGGGCATCATTCGTGTGAAGCGTGGAGAGCACCAGGTGTCCCGTCAATGCTGCTTTGATGGCGATGCCGCCAGTTTCCAGGTCGCGGACCTCACCCACCATGATGATGTTGGGGTCCTGACGCAGGAACGCCTTCAAGGCGGCCGCGAAGTCCAGGCCGATCTCCGGTCGCACCTGCACCTGGTTGATGCCGTGCAGGTTGTACTCGACCGGGTCCTCGGCCGTCATGATGTTCACTTCCTCGGTGCTGACCTTGGACAGCGCCGAGTAGAGGGTGGTGGTCTTTCCGGAGCCGGTGGGCCCCGTCACCAACACCATCCCGTAGGGGTTGGCGATGGCCGTCATGAAGTCCTGCTCGGCCTGCGGTTCGAAGCCGAACTTGGACAGATCGAACGTCAGGTTTCCCTTGTCGAGGATACGCAGCACGATCTTCTCGCCGAAGATCACCGGCAGCGTGGACACACGGAAATCGACGACCTTGTTCTTCATGCGCAGCTTGATGCGCCCGTCCTGGGGCACACGCCGCTCCGCGATGTTGAGATCGGAAAGGATCTTGATCCGGGAGGTAAGCGCCGCCTTCATCTTCATCGGCGGCTTCATGACTTCCTGCAAGGCACCGTCGATGCGATAGCGAACCCGGATCTCTTTTTCGTAAGGCTCGATGTGGATGTCGGAGACGCCCTTCATCACGGCGTCCGTTAAAAGCCCGTTGATGAACTTGACGACGGGAGCTTGCTCGACCTGCGCCTGCAGCGCAGCGACGGAGACCTCGTCGTCCTCGGCGTCCTCCACGAACTCGAGCTCGTCCTCCTCGATGAAGTCCGAGAGGAGGGTGACCATCTGATCGTCGGGCGCCTCGTAATAGCGCTCGAGGATTCCCCGCAGCGTGAACTCCCCGACGATGACCGGTTCGATCTCGGAGCGAGTGATGAATTTGACGTCATCGATCGCTCCCAGATCGGAAGGATCGACCATGGCAACGGTCAGCCGCCGGCCGACCCGTCGGAGCGGCAGGACCAGATGCTTGACCGCGATGTCCCCCGGAATCACCCGCAGGAGCTTCTCGTCGATCTCGATCTTGCTGAGGTCGACGGCAGGGACGCGATGCTGCTTCGCGAGGACGCGGGTAAG
Coding sequences within it:
- a CDS encoding type IV pilus twitching motility protein PilT; translation: MDSNAPSPQSPPPRNDLSLRILLEELIRRKGSDLHITVGERPMIRVDGALVRSSVDHVLTPKDTLQLAYSILTEAQKKRFETEDELDFSFGVQNLSRFRGNCYKQRGCVALAIRQIPYEIHSLEKLGLPGVANKFAEKPRGLVLVTGPTGSGKSTTLAAMLDKINRERKGHIITIEDPIEFIHRHQNCVVNQREVGTDTQSFAAGLKYALRQDPDVILIGEMRDLETISAALTIAETGHLVLATLHTNSAAESINRIIDAFPGHQQPQIRAQLAFVLEGVITQTLLPRARGAGRCIATEIMVCTPAIRACIRDEKVHQIYSLLQAGKKHGMQTMNDALAYLYMKGDATLDEILKRSPDPNELLRAVGEPVPSGLE
- the pilB gene encoding type IV-A pilus assembly ATPase PilB, translated to MATKVAADRLGELLVKEGLINTEQLSEAMREARSHKTRVGFQLVKLGFVEEVALTRVLAKQHRVPAVDLSKIEIDEKLLRVIPGDIAVKHLVLPLRRVGRRLTVAMVDPSDLGAIDDVKFITRSEIEPVIVGEFTLRGILERYYEAPDDQMVTLLSDFIEEDELEFVEDAEDDEVSVAALQAQVEQAPVVKFINGLLTDAVMKGVSDIHIEPYEKEIRVRYRIDGALQEVMKPPMKMKAALTSRIKILSDLNIAERRVPQDGRIKLRMKNKVVDFRVSTLPVIFGEKIVLRILDKGNLTFDLSKFGFEPQAEQDFMTAIANPYGMVLVTGPTGSGKTTTLYSALSKVSTEEVNIMTAEDPVEYNLHGINQVQVRPEIGLDFAAALKAFLRQDPNIIMVGEVRDLETGGIAIKAALTGHLVLSTLHTNDAPSTVTRLIDMGLEPFNVAAALNLVTAQRLVRRICSKCKVEASYPESELRAARLPDDFIQRVTFYKGEGCDECGGSGYRGRQGLYEVMAVTSTVRKLIMQAVGTDELREAAVSEGMLTLRMDGLKKLERGVTSLEEILKETAAAN
- a CDS encoding type II secretion system F family protein is translated as MAKFAYSARPVAGGDIQTGEIELPTREEVMAYLHKQKMIPVSVREAEKQFQLKFGSGVKTRDIVIFTRQFATMINSGLPLVQSLDILAEQTENQTLRKTIKDVLYDVESGHTLADAMRKHPRIFSELFVNMVAAGEAGGILDTILLRLATFLEKNDALIRKIKGAMVYPGVIMGVAASAVSILLIFVIPTFQNMFSAAGIPLPLPTQIVINMSSFLKGYWWAVGLAGIAAGFGIRQVYRTDDGRLMIDRLLLRVPILGDVQRKAAVARFTRTLGTLVSSGVSILEGLEITAKTSGNRVIHDAVMGSRASIAGGETIAGPLKESGVFPPMVVQMINVGEQTGGLDEMLSKIADFYDEEVDAAVEVLLSAMEPIMIVVLGVVVGGMIVAMYLPIFDMINAVG